In one Arenibacter antarcticus genomic region, the following are encoded:
- a CDS encoding sorbosone dehydrogenase family protein produces MKNIIAKRIVPLSIITILALFSTQCKQNSKNKVQPPINETAIVIPDGFSIEVIAKDLGNLRHMTVSKNGDIYINRATLKDEKGIVLLKDTDQDGTIDDKIAFSDFPGTGILIKNGYLYTSSNSAIYRYKLNEKEEIIDIDNPEKIVDGMADKGIDNAKSFVMDDQSNIYVTIGSWNDSCREEGSGKGIMPCTILDSAGGIWQFNANKLNQSLADGKRYATGIKNAVATAWNFKTNSLFAAVHGRGAFHDYYPEHYTPKHSAELPAEVLYELHEGDDAGWPYVYYDQFKKQKMLAPEYGGDGEKTAGEEAIDPVMAFPAHLAPNDLLFYTGTMFPEKYRNGAFIAFHGQSPELKKGYFVAFAPFKDGKPVGDWEIFADNFAGIDLANPSGPIKYRPCGLAQGPNGELYVTEDLNGTVFKITH; encoded by the coding sequence ATGAAGAACATTATTGCTAAACGTATTGTACCCTTGTCCATAATTACAATATTGGCATTATTCAGCACCCAATGCAAACAGAATTCCAAAAACAAAGTGCAACCCCCAATAAATGAAACGGCAATAGTAATTCCCGATGGATTTTCTATTGAAGTAATCGCCAAAGATTTAGGAAACCTAAGACATATGACGGTTTCCAAAAATGGAGATATTTACATTAATAGGGCTACCCTAAAAGATGAAAAGGGAATTGTACTATTAAAAGACACGGACCAGGACGGGACTATTGACGACAAAATAGCGTTTAGTGATTTTCCAGGGACCGGAATACTGATAAAAAACGGTTATCTATACACCTCCTCCAATTCTGCGATTTACCGTTACAAATTAAACGAGAAAGAAGAAATTATTGATATTGATAATCCCGAAAAGATAGTGGACGGAATGGCGGACAAAGGCATAGACAATGCCAAATCTTTTGTGATGGATGACCAATCCAATATTTATGTAACCATAGGCTCTTGGAACGATTCCTGTCGCGAAGAAGGTTCTGGCAAGGGTATAATGCCCTGTACTATCCTAGATTCCGCTGGCGGAATTTGGCAATTTAATGCCAACAAGCTAAATCAGTCCTTGGCAGATGGAAAACGATATGCCACCGGAATTAAAAATGCCGTGGCCACAGCTTGGAATTTTAAGACCAACTCCCTGTTTGCAGCGGTCCATGGTCGCGGAGCTTTTCATGATTATTACCCTGAGCATTATACCCCAAAGCACAGTGCGGAACTGCCTGCTGAAGTACTATATGAATTGCATGAAGGCGATGATGCCGGTTGGCCCTACGTCTATTATGATCAGTTTAAGAAACAGAAAATGCTCGCCCCGGAATACGGTGGTGACGGAGAAAAAACGGCAGGCGAAGAAGCCATAGATCCTGTTATGGCGTTTCCAGCACATTTGGCACCCAACGACCTTTTGTTTTATACTGGAACCATGTTCCCCGAAAAATATAGAAATGGCGCCTTTATTGCCTTTCACGGGCAATCTCCTGAACTAAAAAAAGGATACTTTGTGGCCTTTGCCCCTTTTAAAGATGGGAAGCCGGTAGGCGACTGGGAGATATTCGCCGACAACTTCGCCGGAATAGATTTGGCCAACCCCAGCGGCCCTATAAAATACAGACCCTGTGGTTTGGCCCAAGGTCCCAACGGGGAGCTTTACGTAACGGAAGACCTCAACGGAACCGTTTTTAAAATCACGCATTAA
- the pnuC gene encoding nicotinamide riboside transporter PnuC, giving the protein MIEDFFTQLTWLEALGTAFGIVQVLLARNNNVHNYLFGIVAIILGIYVLYHSKLYADILLSLYYFVMSIYGWVYWKFGKQKEVSPISISNTGEHVKALWIVLGCFLLMAYWLRYHTNSDVPFWDAIVVAFAWAGMWLMAKRKLENWIYLNISNIISIPLLFYKGLYIYAGLTIFLFLVGTSGYLKWRTIVRNERQEEYRAA; this is encoded by the coding sequence ATGATTGAGGATTTTTTTACACAACTTACTTGGTTGGAAGCATTGGGCACGGCTTTCGGAATTGTACAGGTACTACTAGCAAGGAATAACAATGTTCACAATTATTTATTTGGAATAGTGGCCATTATACTGGGGATATATGTACTGTATCACTCCAAGCTCTATGCAGATATACTATTGAGTCTATATTATTTTGTAATGAGTATTTACGGCTGGGTGTATTGGAAATTTGGAAAGCAAAAAGAAGTAAGCCCGATTTCCATTTCCAACACAGGGGAACATGTAAAGGCCCTCTGGATCGTATTGGGCTGTTTTCTTTTGATGGCCTATTGGTTGAGGTACCATACCAATTCGGATGTTCCCTTTTGGGATGCCATTGTAGTTGCATTTGCCTGGGCAGGAATGTGGCTAATGGCCAAACGAAAATTAGAGAACTGGATCTATCTCAATATAAGTAATATCATCTCCATTCCCCTGCTTTTTTATAAAGGCCTTTACATTTATGCAGGCTTAACCATATTTCTATTTTTGGTTGGAACTTCAGGGTATTTAAAATGGCGAACAATTGTTAGAAATGAAAGACAAGAAGAATATAGAGCAGCTTAG
- a CDS encoding acyl-CoA dehydrogenase, producing MKDKKNIEQLRALCFNADQFPPEILNWIQKENLWNLWVPKNLGGLQMTLVEGLGLLQSLAKIDGSLGWTVTLCSGANFFVGNLQPQVAREIFGATETPVCFGGSGGVFGTAVKQGDFYTISGRWHYATGASYLTHFTLNAKILEHGEELRNKDGSPMIRSFLLPKNEVEILENWNTMGLKASVTHSFDVKEVVVDEKYSFVYNQVNLDYPIFKIPFSAFADLTLWANYIGMAAHFLEGASGLITKEQLATFEMRLQQANMKMISFAQAIETTITDQNSYAEGFLQHIHSEAVGSVQTLTNSIIEIYPYLGVSASRENNQLNQIFRDYFTATQHHIFTRKNS from the coding sequence ATGAAAGACAAGAAGAATATAGAGCAGCTTAGGGCGCTCTGCTTTAATGCAGATCAGTTCCCTCCGGAAATTTTAAATTGGATCCAAAAGGAAAATCTTTGGAATCTTTGGGTTCCAAAAAACTTAGGCGGATTGCAAATGACTCTCGTGGAAGGATTGGGGCTACTACAGTCCTTGGCAAAGATAGACGGAAGTTTGGGGTGGACTGTAACCCTGTGCAGTGGTGCCAATTTTTTTGTTGGAAATCTGCAGCCTCAGGTGGCCCGTGAAATTTTTGGCGCTACGGAAACCCCAGTATGCTTTGGCGGTAGCGGCGGAGTGTTTGGAACTGCAGTAAAACAGGGTGATTTCTATACTATTTCTGGGAGATGGCATTACGCCACCGGAGCATCCTATCTTACTCATTTTACGCTGAACGCAAAGATTTTGGAGCATGGGGAGGAATTACGCAATAAGGATGGCTCACCCATGATTCGCTCTTTTCTACTCCCTAAAAATGAGGTAGAAATTTTGGAGAATTGGAATACCATGGGTTTAAAGGCATCTGTGACGCATTCCTTTGATGTAAAAGAGGTTGTGGTTGATGAAAAATACAGCTTTGTTTACAATCAGGTGAACCTAGATTATCCGATCTTTAAAATTCCATTTTCTGCTTTTGCCGATTTAACCCTATGGGCCAATTATATTGGAATGGCTGCGCATTTTCTTGAGGGTGCTAGTGGGCTTATAACCAAGGAACAGTTGGCTACTTTTGAAATGCGCCTTCAGCAGGCCAATATGAAAATGATCTCCTTTGCCCAGGCCATTGAAACTACTATTACGGATCAAAATTCGTATGCTGAGGGTTTTTTGCAACACATCCATTCTGAGGCTGTAGGCTCCGTTCAAACCCTAACCAATTCCATTATTGAAATTTATCCTTACTTAGGCGTTTCGGCTAGCCGAGAAAATAATCAACTTAATCAGATCTTTAGGGATTATTTCACGGCCACCCAACATCATATTTTTACCAGAAAGAATTCTTAA
- a CDS encoding SDR family oxidoreductase: MELKGKIAYITGGSKGIGYGVAQKLLQAGMKVAISGRNLESVRAAAKQLGSKENVLAIASDVTKLEDEHTAISQIIAEWGSLDVVLANAGVGHFAPIDEISDEHWHQMINTNLNGVFHTLKASVSALKQSKGYYITLASLAGTNFFANGAGYNASKFGVVGFTQAAMLDLRQYDIKVSTIMPGSVATHFNGNEPEAKDAWKIQPEDIGDLVLDLLRMNPRTLPSKIEVRPTRPDKK, encoded by the coding sequence ATGGAATTAAAAGGTAAAATAGCCTATATAACAGGTGGATCAAAAGGGATTGGGTACGGAGTGGCCCAAAAGCTGTTACAAGCAGGGATGAAGGTCGCGATAAGTGGCAGGAATCTTGAATCGGTAAGGGCAGCTGCCAAGCAATTGGGGTCTAAAGAAAATGTGTTGGCGATAGCGTCAGATGTCACTAAGCTTGAAGATGAGCATACTGCGATATCCCAGATAATTGCTGAGTGGGGAAGTTTAGATGTGGTGCTCGCCAATGCAGGAGTTGGACATTTTGCACCCATAGATGAGATTTCTGACGAACATTGGCATCAGATGATCAACACCAATCTCAATGGTGTTTTTCATACCTTAAAAGCTTCCGTAAGCGCTTTAAAACAGAGTAAAGGGTACTATATCACCCTAGCGAGTTTGGCAGGAACCAATTTCTTTGCCAATGGAGCTGGATACAATGCCAGTAAGTTTGGTGTAGTAGGGTTTACCCAGGCGGCTATGTTAGATTTAAGACAATACGATATTAAAGTTTCTACCATTATGCCTGGATCCGTGGCGACCCATTTTAACGGGAACGAACCTGAGGCGAAAGACGCATGGAAAATTCAACCTGAGGATATAGGTGATCTGGTTTTGGATCTCTTGCGCATGAATCCTAGGACCTTGCCCAGTAAAATTGAGGTAAGGCCAACCCGACCTGACAAAAAATAG
- a CDS encoding PD-(D/E)XK nuclease family protein, whose protein sequence is MKSFLQQLVDHLLSTYPSLDELILVLPSKRAGTVLRTTLATTSNKTLFAPKIYSIESFVEHISELETASSPEQLFTLYKAYSSITTEQKDNFSTFAKWGQTLLQDFNEIDRYLIDTKDIFSYLADIQEINHWSLQKDKSEIISNYIQFWNQLNPLYNTFNQLLKAKNLGHQGLIYRTACEQLPRYLENNSNKTHIFVGFNALNTAESFIIQEILAKTKAEIFWDSDPYFINDPIHDAGYFIRQHQKTWPWLKNKPLKGITNHYSDKKDIKIIGVPKNVSQTKYVGNLLLQIQQENPDTLKNTAIILGDENLLNPLLNSIPQEIETVNITMGYPLTSTPLASLFSQYLDLQIKKDAQGWYFQQILDFLSHPYIQILFTNNKKNHATILIDTIKNNNWAFVNPKNLKSDSPEIDTLLKLIFLENKPNGSDFLVNCQKIVLQLKDSFLLSKDTLGLEYLYKFYSLFNQLQEMVEEYAFINDLRSMESLYTELLRKETLDFQGEPLEGLQIMGMLESRALDFETIILTSVNEGILPSGKSNNSFIPFDLKKYYKLPTYKEKDAVYTYHFYRLLQRAKNIYLVYNTEPDVLEGGEKSRLLTQLLTDENKIPDITEIIAASEIRPTLKTLQSINKDSALMELLKNHATKGFSPTSLSNYIRNPIDFYKRNLLGIDDVMEVEETVASNTFGTIVHDSLEDLYKPYLNQILDQTMIQTMKGQVKATVLHHFAKSFAEGDISRGKNLIAYQVVLRYISNFLTLELEAIKQHKIRILGIEEKLSIHLSVPGVEFPVSLKGKLDRIDEKDGILRIIDYKTGRVTQPQVEIVDWDTIVADYDYSKAFQLLCYALMYNDTKPIQIIEAGIISFKNLNSGVLSFATKEKKGSRTKDNKITQETIALFTTVLNKLISEICNPEIPLIEKEV, encoded by the coding sequence GTGAAAAGTTTTCTTCAGCAGCTTGTAGACCATCTATTAAGCACTTACCCCTCCTTGGATGAGTTAATATTGGTACTCCCCAGTAAAAGGGCCGGGACTGTTCTGCGGACCACCTTGGCAACAACCTCCAACAAAACTCTTTTTGCACCTAAAATCTATAGTATAGAAAGCTTTGTAGAGCATATCTCCGAGTTGGAAACAGCTAGTAGTCCAGAACAATTATTCACTTTGTACAAGGCTTACTCATCCATTACTACGGAGCAAAAGGATAATTTTTCAACTTTTGCCAAATGGGGCCAGACCTTACTTCAAGATTTTAATGAAATTGATCGCTATTTAATAGATACAAAGGATATTTTCTCTTATTTGGCTGATATACAGGAGATAAACCATTGGTCGCTTCAAAAGGATAAATCAGAAATTATATCCAATTATATTCAGTTTTGGAATCAGTTAAATCCACTGTACAACACCTTTAACCAATTGCTAAAAGCCAAAAACCTAGGTCATCAGGGACTTATATACCGAACGGCCTGTGAGCAATTGCCCCGATACCTCGAGAACAACAGCAATAAAACCCATATTTTTGTTGGTTTTAATGCCCTCAATACAGCTGAATCTTTTATTATACAAGAGATCCTAGCAAAAACTAAGGCAGAGATTTTCTGGGATAGCGACCCCTATTTCATTAACGACCCCATCCATGATGCGGGGTACTTTATAAGGCAACACCAAAAGACCTGGCCTTGGCTAAAGAACAAACCCCTAAAAGGCATTACCAATCACTATTCCGATAAAAAGGATATTAAGATCATTGGGGTACCCAAAAATGTTTCTCAAACCAAATATGTAGGCAACCTATTATTGCAAATACAGCAGGAAAATCCAGATACCCTTAAAAACACTGCCATAATACTGGGAGATGAAAACCTTTTAAACCCACTCTTAAACTCAATTCCCCAAGAAATTGAAACCGTAAATATTACCATGGGTTACCCTTTAACAAGTACGCCCTTGGCAAGCTTGTTCTCCCAATATCTTGACCTTCAAATTAAAAAGGATGCACAAGGTTGGTATTTCCAACAAATATTGGACTTTCTTTCACATCCTTATATTCAAATACTCTTTACGAACAACAAAAAAAACCACGCCACTATACTGATAGATACCATAAAAAATAACAACTGGGCTTTTGTGAACCCCAAAAATCTAAAGTCAGATTCTCCTGAAATAGACACCCTTTTAAAGTTAATTTTCTTGGAAAACAAACCTAATGGGTCCGACTTCCTAGTCAATTGCCAAAAGATTGTACTACAGCTAAAAGATTCGTTTTTATTGTCCAAAGACACCCTTGGCTTAGAATATCTCTACAAATTTTATTCGCTCTTTAACCAACTTCAGGAAATGGTGGAAGAATATGCCTTTATAAATGACCTAAGGTCTATGGAAAGTTTGTACACAGAACTTCTTAGAAAGGAGACCTTGGATTTCCAAGGAGAGCCCTTGGAAGGATTACAGATTATGGGAATGTTAGAAAGTAGGGCGTTAGACTTTGAAACTATTATCTTAACCTCTGTCAATGAAGGCATACTCCCATCGGGAAAATCGAACAATTCTTTTATTCCATTCGACCTAAAAAAGTATTACAAACTTCCCACTTACAAGGAGAAGGACGCTGTATATACCTACCATTTTTATCGACTTTTACAAAGGGCAAAAAATATATACCTAGTGTATAATACCGAACCCGACGTGTTAGAAGGTGGGGAAAAAAGTAGGTTATTGACTCAGCTCCTTACCGACGAAAATAAAATACCTGATATTACAGAGATCATTGCCGCTTCAGAGATACGCCCCACCCTTAAAACCTTACAATCCATCAACAAGGACAGCGCTCTTATGGAGTTGCTTAAGAACCATGCAACTAAAGGCTTTTCCCCCACTTCATTGAGCAACTACATTCGGAATCCGATAGATTTCTATAAAAGGAATCTTCTGGGGATAGACGATGTTATGGAAGTAGAAGAAACTGTTGCCAGCAATACCTTTGGAACCATTGTGCACGATAGCTTGGAAGATCTTTACAAGCCTTATCTGAACCAGATTCTAGATCAAACTATGATCCAGACCATGAAAGGGCAGGTAAAAGCCACCGTCTTACACCATTTTGCAAAAAGTTTTGCTGAAGGCGATATCTCCAGAGGAAAAAATCTAATAGCATATCAAGTCGTACTTAGGTATATCAGCAATTTTTTAACACTAGAATTGGAGGCGATAAAACAACATAAGATCCGAATTTTAGGAATTGAAGAAAAGCTGAGCATACACCTATCCGTCCCCGGTGTGGAATTTCCGGTTAGTTTGAAGGGTAAGCTGGACCGAATTGATGAAAAGGATGGAATACTAAGAATTATAGATTACAAAACTGGGAGAGTGACCCAACCTCAGGTAGAAATAGTGGACTGGGATACCATTGTAGCGGACTATGATTATAGCAAGGCCTTTCAGCTCCTCTGTTACGCACTTATGTATAACGACACTAAGCCGATCCAAATCATAGAGGCAGGTATAATTTCCTTTAAGAATTTAAATTCTGGGGTACTGAGTTTTGCTACAAAGGAAAAAAAGGGCAGCAGAACCAAGGATAACAAAATTACCCAAGAAACTATTGCCCTTTTTACCACTGTATTAAATAAACTGATATCTGAAATCTGTAATCCAGAAATTCCCTTAATAGAAAAAGAGGTATAA